DNA from Roseimicrobium sp. ORNL1:
AGGCGGCGAAGCTTTCCCCGCAGGAGCAGGTGACCACGGCATTCGGGTTTTTCACCTTGAAACCCTCGCTCTGGAGGTCGTCGCTGTAGTCCAGTTCACTGCCTGAAACGAAGAGCGCGCTCTTGGGGTCGATGACCACCCGCACCTCATTGGACACGACCATGATGTCCCGGTTGGCCGGCCCATCCACGAGGTCCATCTTATACTGAAGTCCGGAGCAGCCGCCTCCCACCACGGCAATTCGCAACGCGCCATGCTCTGCCCGGCCCTGCTTCTTCAGCAGGCCCAGCAGGCGATTCGAGGCACCGGGAAGCACTTTGATCAGCTTCTCATTGCCCAGCTTGTAGGTGGGTTCACTCATTCAAAAAGGTTCTGGAATCCAAGCCGCGCCCCCTCGTCCCAAGATGCGAAGATGGCAACCAAGAACTAAGAACTAAGAACCACGAACTCGAAACTCAACCATATACCCCTACGCCTCGTTCATCAATTGCCGACGCATCGCGGCCATGAAATCGGCGGCGTCGTCCGCCTCCAGATCCTCATTCATGTAGGCGGCGTGGTCGAACTCCTCCACGTATTGGCGATCCAGTTCCTGAAGGAAACTGCTAGCCATGCAGGTCTGCTTCTGGCCCCACTTCACACGGTAGCGGGTGTGGCTGATGGTCAGCTTGCGCATGGCTCGCGTGATGCCCACGTAGAAAAGACGACGCTCCTCATCCTTGCGGTTCTCATCGATGGACCGCTTGTGAGGGAGGATGCCCTCCTCCATGCCGGGCAGCCACACGTAGGGGAACTCCAGTCCCTTGGAAGCATGAAGCGTGATCAGGCACACGCCGGTCTTCTTGGTGATGTCCTCCTTCTCCTCACGATCATCGTTGAGGCTGGTCTCATCCAGGAAGCCCTGCAGGCCCTCGCCTTTGGCGCGCTCATCATAGCCGGTGAGCGACTGCATGATCATCTTGATCCCGTTTTTCCAGGTCTCGAAGTCTTCCGGCGTCTTCGCCTGCTTCTCCAGGTAGTCCATGTACCGGATCTCGGCGACGAGTTTTTCGGCCAACGGCTGCAGGGGTTGCAGCGGCTGGTGCGCCTGCCCACGGAAGCTCTCGATGGTCTCCACAAATCCATTGATCACCAACTGAAGGCGTTGGGAGATGTTCTCCAAGAACTCCGGATCCTTCAGCGCGGCAAAGACACTTGTTCTCTTCTTGATGGAGTGTTCACGAGCCAGCTCCGCAGTCGCGGCGCCGATGCCACGCGTGGGCGTATTCAGGATACGCTGCAAGCTCACATCATCATCCGGATTCGCCAGCACGGTGAGGTAAGCGAGGATGTCCTTCACCTCACGACGATCGAAGAAGCTGCGTGCACCGATGATGCGGTATGGGATCTTGCGCTTGCGGAATTCACCTTCCAGCACGCGGCTCTGCTCGTTCGTACGGAAGAGCACCGCCATGTCATCCCACTTCTCGCCCTTAGTCTGCGCGTCCGTCATTTCGTCCGCGATGAGCGCCGCTTCTTCCTTCTCATCCTCCGTCACCACGAGTCGCACGGGATCCTGGCCGGTATTGCGGCTCCAGAGGGACTTGTCACGGCGGCCCACGTTGTTGCGGATCAGGCTGTTCGCCGTGTGCAGGATGGGCGTGGTACTGCGGTAGTTCTCCTCCAGCTTGATGATCTTCGGATCGGGGAAGAAGGATTCGTACTCGTTGATGTTGGTGATGTCCGCACCACGCCAGCCGTAGATACTCTGGTCGTCATCACCCACCACGCAGATGTTGTGCGGCGGTGGCACGAGCGCGCGCAGGAGGCGCATCTGCAGGGTGTTCGTGTCCTGGAATTCATCCACCATCACGTAGCGCAGCTTGCCCTGCACGGCATCGCGCACTTCAGGATGGTCCTCCAGCAGCTTCACGCCGTTGAGCAGGAGGTCATCGAAGTCCATCGCGTTCATCGCGCGCAGCTCATCGGTGTAGAGCTGCTGCAGCGCGCCATCCACCGTCTCCATGGGATCCCCCAGGCTGACGCCGGCATTCTTCGCCTTGCTGATGCGGCTGAGTGCCATGGTCGGGTCGCAGCTTTCCTCCTTCACCAGGAGGCGCGCGAGAATCTTCTTCACCAGGCTGATCTGCTCACCCTGGCTGTAGATGGTGAAGTTGTTCTTGTAGCCCAGCGCTTCCGCATGCTGACGCAGCAGGCGCATGCAGAAGGCGTGGAAGGTCCCCAGCGTCAGCTTCTTTGCCTTCTCCTTGCCGAGGATCTCGGTGATGCGCTCGCGCATTTCACTCGCGGCCTTGTTCGTGAAGGTCACGGACACAATGTTCTCAGGCGAAATGCCCTGCTCCACCATGTTGGCAATGCGCATGGTGATCACACGCGTCTTGCCGGTGCCGGCACCGGCGAGAATCAAGACAGGACCATGAATGGTCTGGACAGCATCACGTTGCTGGAGGTTGAGAAGTGCGTAGGAAAACGACATCGAATTTCAGCGATCCACAGTCCCGGAAAACGGGCGTGCTCATACGCTGATCGACGATTCAAAACAAGTGAATGCCGCGAGAAAGTCATTCACCGAAATCCCGGTGAACAACACATGCCATTCACGCCGAAGGACGGACCTGTCAGCCCATCCTTCCAGCATGCTAATCTTCCCTTATTCCGCGGGAACTCACCCCACCGGAAGCCCGCGCTCGCGCCAGTTGTTCAGCACATCCGGCAGCAGCAGATGCTCCTCAGCCTGGATGCGGTAGAACACGTCGTCCGCGGTGTCTCCGATGTGGATGGGGACCTTGGCCTGCGCCAGGATCTTTCCACCGTCCACTTCTTCATTCACCAGATGCACGGTGCAGCCGGTCTCCACTTCACCTTCTTCCAGTGCCTGCACCCAGGCGGCCTTACCCTTGAACTTGGGAAGCAGCGAGGGATGGATGTTCACGATGCGATCCTTGTAGCCCGAGAGGAGCGGATCCTTGATCACGCGCATGAAGCCGGTGAGCACCACCACCTGCACCTGATGGGCGCGGAGTTGCTCATAGATTTCCTCCTGCGCTTCGATCGGCAGCATCTTCGGATTGGGACCGGGATCCACAAACACCCGTGAGAGTCCGGATTCACGCGCCTTGGCAAGGAGGCGGGATCCTTCCACGTCTGAAATGACCACCGCGATCTCTGCGTTCAGCCTGCCATCGTCAATGGCGCGCTGGATGGCTTCGAAGTTGGTGCCCTGGCCACTGCCCAGGACACCGATCCGCAGAGGCGTCACCCGCGGCGAGAGCGGCACGGCGCCGGTGGCACGCGATTGAATGGACAAAGGCTCCTCCCGCGGGGCGACGGTCGTGGTGATGACCCTGGGAATGCCCTGGGTGACCGTGGCCGGCTTCCTCGGTTCACCCAAAGGGAGAGGGATGCCCTGAGTGTTGGTCTTTCTGATTTCCGAAAGAGGCAGCGGAATGCTCTGGGTCACGACCTTGCCAGGCTCCGCGACGAGTGCGACGGGTACCGCCCCGGAGGGAGTCGCAGTCGCCGGCGGTGCAGGGAGCGGTGCCACGGCAGGTGCAACGGCCGCCTTGGCCATGGTGGGAGGCGCAGGCTCTTCACCCTGCTTCATGCGCTCAATCGTGCTGGTGGTGGACCTCCCTGGCACCAGCGGCAGCAGGCAAATGGTGGACCCCGCCTTGTTCAGGGCCTCGCGCTCTCCGGCATCCAGTGTTTCCACGGTGTAGTCGCCCCCCTTGGCATAGATGTGCGGGCGGATGGCTTCGATGAGCTTCGTGGCCCGAGGTTCGTCAAAGATCACCACGCCATTCACACTCTGCAGCGCCATGAGGATTTCTGCGCGGTCTTCCTGGCTGTTGATCGGTCGGGACTCGCCCTTCAGGGTGCGCACGGAGGAATCAGAATTCAGCGCCACCACGAGGCCATCTCCCAGCGCACGCGCCTGACGGAGATAGCGCACGTGCCCTGCATGCAGCAGGTCAAAGCACCCATTGGTAAATACCAGCTTCCGTCCCTCTGCATCGAGCTGATCTCGAAAGTCGCGGACGGCATCCACGGTGGTGATCCAGGAATCTTGGGACATGGGGTACTGTGAGGATAAAAGAGCGGGATTTTCCGAAAATGGCTGAGCCTCTAAGCGAACGGAGGCGAGGCCCCGTGGCAACAAAAATATTCCGCAAGAAACAGCGGCCAGCCCTGCCCCTTACGCCATGAAGCTGGTCCGGCAAAGCCCGGCGTAGAGGCCATTGTGGGCCATGAGTTCGTCGTGCGTGCCGTACTCCACCACGGCACCCTTCTCCAGAACGTAAATGCGGTCGGCATGCCGTACGGTGCTCAGGCGGTGGGCAATCACGAAGCTGGTGCGATTCTTCATCAGGGCATCCAGCGCCCCTTGAATCTGGCGCTCCGTCTCCGTGTCCACACTGGCGGTGGCCTCATCCAGCAGGAGGATGCGCGGATTGCGCAGCAAAGCCCGGGCAATTGATACACGCTGTTTCTCCCCCACGCTGAGCTTGATCCCCCTCTCCCCCACCTTGGTGCTGAGCCCATCCGGCAGGTGTTCCACGAACGCCTTCGCATTCGCGCTCTCCAGTGCCGCCCAGAGTTCGTCATCGGTGGCGTCGCGACGCCCAATCAGCAAGTTTTCACGTACCGTTCCATTGAACAGGAAACTCTCCTGTGTCACGTAGCCGATGTTTGCCCGCAGCCAGGACTTGTTCAGCTCACTCACTGGCACGCCGTCCAGTAGGATGCGGCCGGAGTCGTATTCGTAGAACCGGGTGAGCAGGTTGATCAGGGTGCTCTTCCCCGCACCTGTTGGTCCCACCAGGGCGATGGTCTGCCCAGGCTTCGCCTCCAGCGAGACCTCATTCACCGTGGGCACACTGCCATAGCTGAAGTGGACCTTGTCGTAGACGATGTGCCCTTCGATCTTGTCGAGCGTGCGACCGGTGCCGGTGTCCTTCTCCTCTTCCGCGTCGAGAATGTCGAACACACGCTCCCCGGCACTGCGTCCGCCGACAAAGAGCTGATTCAGCGAATGGATCTGCCCGATGGGCTCATAGAACATCCGGAGCAGGATGATGAACGAGAGGATCTCCCCGGCAGAAATCTCGCCGCGGTACAGCGCATTTGCCCCGACCCAGACCACCAGGATGTAGCCCAGGTTCGTCATGAAGTTCATGGTGGGCCGGTACACGGACCACACGCGCATGATATGCAGCGTGGCACGACGCAGGGCATCACTCGAGAGATTGAAGCGCGCGTGCTCCTCCTTCTCCATGGCATAGGCCTTGATCTGGCGCATCCCGGCCACGTTGTCATGAAGCAGGGAATTCATCGCACTGGAGGCCTTGCGCACCTTGCGCGCGCGATCCTTGGAAGTCAGCGTGTAGGCAAGAGCTCCAAGGGCAATGAATGGCACCGGCGCGCATGTGGCCCAGGCGAGGGTGGTGTTCACGTTGAACATGTACACCGCCACGATGACGATTTGCAGGATGGCGATGATCCCCTGCTCGATGCCGTCGATGAGTACGCGCTCCACCGCGGGGATATCCTCGCTCACCGTCGTCATGATGTCGCCGGTGGGCCGGTTGTCGAACCAGCGCAGCGGCAGCCGCTGCAGGCGCTCATACATCTCACTCCGCAGATCGTAGATCACGAGCTGCTCGAAGGTGTTGTTGAGCTGGATGCGCAGGGCGTTCAGAAAGTCCTGGGCGAAGAACGCGCCCAGGCCAATCAGTATCGCCGTCCCGATATGCTCACGCGGCACCTGGCCATCGACGATGCGTTGCGCAAGATTGGGAAACACCAGCACCAGCAACGTGCCCAGGACGGCACAGGTAAGCTGTGCCGTCGCCATGCCGGGATACCGGCGGACGTAACCAAAGACACGGAGGATGACCTTCATTCAGCGTAACAAAGTGTTACGCAGCGAAAGCAGTATAGGCCTTCAATTCTTCGAGTCTCTTTTTCACATCAGCAGTGCCCACGCGCTCCAGGCGCTGAGTGCTGAAGGCCTCACAGGTGAAGCTGGCCACCACGCTGCCGTGGGCCACCGCGACCTTGAGCTCTTCAAAGGTGGGCTGGCTCTTGTTCTGGGAGGCGAGCCATCCGATCATGCCACCGAGGAAGCTGTCTCCCGCGCCGGTGGGATCGAACACGCTGCTCAGCGGATAGGCGGAGCAGGCGAAAAATTCTTCCGGACCATTGCCGAAGAGGAAGCTGCCGTGTTCACCACGCTTCACGACCACGTACCTGGGCCCTTTCTCCTGCAGACGGCGGCCGGCTTCGATGAGGTTGTTGGCGCCGGTGAACTGCTTGGCTTCGCCGTCGTTGATGACGAGAAGGTCGAGCTTCCTCATCACCTCATGGAGGCGCTCGTTGGCGATGTTGATCCAGAGATCCATCGTGTCCGCCGCCACGAATTCCACGGACTTGCACTGGCTGAGGGTCTGGAGCTGGTTGTCCGGGCTCATGTTTCCGAGCATGGCGAACTTCACGCCGGCGGCTTCATCGGAAAGCTTGGGCAGCCAGTTCTCCAGCACGTTGATGCCCACCTTCAGGGTGTCGCGGGTGTTCATGTCCGCGTGGTATTCGCCGCTCCAGGTGAAGCTCTCGCCGCTGCTGCGCTCCACGCTGCCGAGCTCAATCCCCTTGCTGGTCAGAAGGTCGAGATGCGCCTTCGGGAAGTCCACACCGACAATGCCCACCATGTGCACCGGCTTCACGAACAGGCTCGCTGCCAGCGATGCGTACGAGGCGGAGCCACCCAGCAGGCCGTCTTCAGAGGCGGTGGGAGTCTTGATGTTGTCGATGCCAATGGAGCCGGAAATGAGTAGGGACATGGATTGAAGGAACTGGATTCGGTGCCCGGGATGGGAGGGCGGGAGTGTTTCACCCCATCTGCCCCGTCTGCAACTGAAGAAGTTGACTCCAGATGGAGCAACCATGCCAGTCCGCACCATGCGCCACGGCCCCCATCAACCGGAGGTTAGGCGTCCCCGCCTGACAGCGGATGTTAGACCTCCGGTCTGACCAAGGCCCCCACCATTCAAGCAGCATCCTGCATCCCCTTGAACTTCAGCAAGATACCCACACCAGCATTCATCACGCAGGAAGTTTCCCCTCTATCCCCCCACCTTCCACTGCGCCTCAAGTGCATCCTTCACCTGCCGCACCGCGACACGCACATCCGGCGCACAAAGGAAAGCAGACACCACCACCACGCGACGCGCCCCGGCCGCCAGAATCTCCGGCAGCCTTTCCCAGTTGACCCCCCCGATGCAAAACACCGGCCTCGTGGCGAAGGAATGCACTTCCCCAATATCCTGCAGCCCGATAGGCGTGTAGTCCGGCTTGGTCCCCGTGGCGTAGAGAGGGCCGAAGCCGATGTAGTCCGCCCCCTCCTCCATGGCTGCCCGAGCCTGCGCCACACTGTGGGTCGACTTCCCAACAAAACAGTCCGGCCCCACCAGGGCGCGCACCTCTGCGACACTGAGGTCGTCCTGCCCCACATGGATGCCCTCGCTGCGAACACTGGCAGCGACCGTGGGATGGTCATTGATGACCAGAGGCACCCCGGCGGCCCGTGTGATGGGCAGCATGACTTCCGCAAGGCGCTCCACCTCTCCGGCCACCAGTTTTTTGGCGCGAAGCTGCAATACCTCCACCCCACCCTCCACGAGAGCGTGTGTCATCCCCGCCACGTTCTCCGGGCTGACATAGCCAAGATCCACAATGCCGTACAGATGACAGTCTTCGATGGGGCGCATAATAAGCGATCATCGTTCCTCCAGACCCCACCAGCGGTCAACGGTCTTACGAGGTTTCCTGTTGACCGCTGAGCCCACTCTGCGGACTCTCTGGGCCGCATTTCTTTCGCATTCTCTCGTTCCCTCCACAATGTCCACGAAACCCACCCTTCTCATCCTCGCTGCCGGCATGGGCAGCCGTTACGGCGGTCTCAAGCAGCTCGACCCCATGGGACCCAACGGTGAAACCGTGCTGGATTACTCCGTCTTCGACGCCCTGCGCGCAGGCTTCGGCAAGGTGGTGTTCGTGATCCGCCGGGACTTCGAAGAAGAGTTCAAAACCAAGGTGGGCAGCCGCTTCGACAAGCACATCCCCGTGGAGTATGCCTTCCAGTCCATCACGGATCTGCCAGAAGGATTCACCGTGCCCGAGGGCCGCGTGAAACCCTGGGGCACCACGCACGCCGTGCTGGCGGCGGAAGAGCAGGTGAAGGAACCCTTCGCCATGATCAATGCGGATGACTTCTACGGTCAGGATGCCTTTGCAAAGCTCGCCGCGAACCTGGCCACGCTGAAGCCGGTGGATGGCCGCAAGCATTACTCCCTTGTCGGCTTCCAGCTCAAGAACACCCTCTCCGACCACGGCAGCGTGGCTCGTGGCGTGTGCACCAGCCACGAAGGCAAGCTCACCTCCGTGACGGAGATGACCAAAATCGTGAAGACGGACTCCGGCGCGCGCAACGAAGAGGATCCCGACAATCATATCGAACTCACCGGTCACGAACTCGTGAGCATGAACTTCTGGGGCTTCACCCCCGATGTGTTCCCGCAGCTCCGCGAAGCCTTCATCAATTTCCTCAAGAAGGAAGGCACCAGCCAGAAGTCCGAGTGCTACGTGCCCAAGGAAGTGGACCTCTTCATCAAGCAGGGCACTGCGGACGTGGAAGTACTGCAGACCTCCAGCTCTTGGTTCGGAGTGACCTATCCCGAGGACAAGGAGATCGTGGTCGCCAGCATCAAGAAGCTCACGGACGCCGGAGAATATCCTGCGCCGCTGTGGGGTTGAGACTAAGAGCGAGCTTCTGGTTTCGCCCTTGTCCGCACTGAAATAGTCAGATTAAGTTTTCGGAAGGCCTCCTCACACCACGTGAGGAGGCCTTTTGCATTTAACTTTAACTGCACGTCTCGTGAGAAGAACCTCGCTGGTCATGGTGGAAACATCGACTCGCAAATCACCTTGCGCGCAGCGCCTTGGAGTGCGTGTGCGAAGCACCGCTTTTGGTCTATGGCGACTCCTCTGGTCTATCATTCCGCGCACCAAATGAACCGGTAGGGGGCCGCTGCGTCGGCCTCCAAATTAAGTGGGCGGAGGCGGTGTGGAACTGTGTCGCGGCAAGCCTCTGACACCCGAACTCCGTCCCGCCTCCGCCCTCTCTTATCAGGGCACCGACGCAGCAGTGCCCTACCAGTTTATTTGGCGCGCAAAGTGATAAACCAGTGGTATCGCGACAGCCCCAAAGCGGTGCTTCGCACACGCACTCCAAAGCGCTGCGCGCAAGGTGGTGAGTGCTTGCATAACTCATCACGAGTCGTCCTGGCAAATCACGAGACGACTCGTGAGTACATCAGCCCCCTTGTTGCTCGACTGCGTGATCCAAGGATATTCTGAAGTGTTATCAATGACCGGAAAGGAACTATCGAGTCAGATCCCAAATATTCTCGTCTGGGGTCAATAACACAACCTCCCCACCCTCCCAGTGTGGGTCATAAACTCTTTTGATCAAAACTTCGATTTCCAACCTGCCATCGGGTTCCGTGATGTCCGCATAGATGAGCTTCAATGCCTGTCCGACTTCCGGCCACTGCAAGCGGCGCATGCAAAAATCCAGAACATGCACGCTCCGCTTGAAGTCACAGCACACCTTCGTCGTTTTTATTTCATCAACAACGCGAAGGAACCGATTCAGGTAATCACTCCGACGGACCAGATCTGCCTCCACGAGATTGCACAGGACCTCAAGCTTGGGCCTCACCTTCTTGAGGTCCACCGACAGTTTGTTCCGATACAAGCGCTCCAACTCTCCGAAGACACCGTCGAAGTGCTCAAGGATGGTTCTGTGCATGGGTTACTCGCTCTACAGGTTCACCACTCAAACCTGTAGCATGGATGCCTCACGCTTTCCACTGCACAGCTCAAGCCCCGGTCCCACGAGGCTTCGGCTGCGTCACATACGCTTCCGCAAGATACACAGGCTCCAATGCCCACCTTGCCAGTGCAGCAATCCCATCATCCGTCATCCCCGCAGCAATCTCCGCAAGCCCCCTCGCCGAGGGCATGCCACAAGATACCCCCTCCAGCTCAAGCGGCGGCTTCGCGTCATAGGTATACCACGGTGTATCCACTCCTCTTGCAGCATGCTTCTCGCGAAACGCCTCCGCATCCATCGTGGTCACGGCATCCACCAGTGCGCCGTTGCGCACCTCCGCCACGAAATACTTCCCGCGACGCGCATCGCCGCACACGACAAATCTCTCCCCGCTCACTGCACCGTCCACCTCCGGTGCCAGCACGGAAGGCAGGCCCACCAGCGGCACGCCACGCGACATGGCCACGCCCTGCGCTGCGGCAATGCCAATACGCACCCCGGTATATGAGGCAGGCCCAGTACCCACGACAATGACACGCAGGTCATCCCCGCACTTCTCCAGTGCTTCACGCAACGGTTCAAACAACTGCGAATTGTGCGAGCGCTCGGACGAGAAGCTGTGCTCGTACACCACCGTCGCGTCTCCCCTCACCACGGCCACGCTGCCGCGCGGGGTGGAAGTTTCAATGGCAAGGACACAGTCAGGCATGGAAGGAAGGCTCAAACTCAAAACGAAACATCACCTTTCCATCACCTGCCGCGCGCCGTCAGGCAGGATTTCAAAATCAAACCATCGTGCGCCATCCGGAATCAGTTCCGGGAAACGGTCGGCCCACTCCACAATCACCACGCCACCACCATCGAGATAGTCGTCCCAGGCAATATTCAGCACCTCCTGCGCAGCGTCGAGGCGGTAGAAATCAAAGTGAAACGTCGGCAGGCGCCCGCCCACATACTCGTGGACCAGGGTGAACGTCGGACTGCTGACCTCGTCATCGCTGCCGAGCCCGGCCACGATTCCCTTGGTGGCATGGGTCTTGCCCGCGCCGAGATTTCCCACAAGGGCAACGATGTCGCCGGCCTTCAACTCCGATGCCAGCGCGCGTCCCCAGGCCACCGTATCCTCCACCTGTGCGAGCCGTGCGGTCATGCCTTCTCGAAGTGATCCCATCCCTGTCCCGGAAAAGATGGCTTCACGCCATGTCCCACGGGAACAAACCTGCCGATGGAGGTCAGCGGCGTCTCAGGAAACTTCCGGCTCCACGAGCTTTCCAGGCGGCGGGCCGCACGCAGCGGTACCGCAATCAGCAACTCGTAGTCCTCACCGTCGCTCCATGCCTGCTCCCGGGTGCAACCCACGTGTGCGGGGATGGCATGCTCCTCGATCACAAACTCCACGCCGCTCGCTGCGGCCATGCGCGGGAGATCCTTGGCCAGGCCATCGCTGATATCCATCATCGCGTGAATACGGGCATTTTCTGCGAGCCACTCCGCCTCGGTCAGACGCGGGATGAAGGTGAGGTGGTGTCCGGCCTGGGAACCACCCAGGCGGCCGGTGACCATGATCGCATCACCCTCCCTCGCGCCGTCGCGGCGGGCGCAGCGGGTGGTCTTCACCCGGCCGGCAAGACTCACGGAGATCACCAGTTGGCTGCCTGAGGAAGTTTCCCCTCCCACCAGGGCAACATCGAAGAGATTCGCGCAGCGCTGCAGGCCTTCATAGAGCCTCTCCACCCAGATCACTTCCGTGTCTGGAGGCAGCACCAGAGTGACGAGGGCGTGCTGGGGCTCGCCTGCCATGGAGGCGATGTCACTCACCGCACGGGCCATGGCCTTCCAGCCCACCTGCTCAGGCGCATGCTCCCTGAGGAAATGCACACCCTCCACGACGCAGTCTGTCTTCAGGAGCTGCAACCAGCCTCGCGGCGCAGGCAGCACCACGGCACAGTCATCTCCTACGCCCTTCACCACATCCTCACGCTGCGCCAGCTTCTCGGTGAGCAACTGCACCAGGCGATTTTCTCCAATGGCAGAAACAGTGGACATGGTCGGGGTCAGAGTTCTCAGGGAGAGACGAAGGTAGCGACAGCCATCCAGAAAATATTCCAGGCATTAAAAAACATGTGCATGAACACCGGCACCAGCAGGCTCCCGGTCTGCTCATAGGCCAGAGCAAATCCCACGCCGAGCACAAACAACTCCGGCGC
Protein-coding regions in this window:
- a CDS encoding iron-sulfur cluster assembly accessory protein, which translates into the protein MSEPTYKLGNEKLIKVLPGASNRLLGLLKKQGRAEHGALRIAVVGGGCSGLQYKMDLVDGPANRDIMVVSNEVRVVIDPKSALFVSGSELDYSDDLQSEGFKVKNPNAVVTCSCGESFAA
- the tsaE gene encoding tRNA (adenosine(37)-N6)-threonylcarbamoyltransferase complex ATPase subunit type 1 TsaE, yielding MTARLAQVEDTVAWGRALASELKAGDIVALVGNLGAGKTHATKGIVAGLGSDDEVSSPTFTLVHEYVGGRLPTFHFDFYRLDAAQEVLNIAWDDYLDGGGVVIVEWADRFPELIPDGARWFDFEILPDGARQVMER
- a CDS encoding UvrD-helicase domain-containing protein, translated to MSFSYALLNLQQRDAVQTIHGPVLILAGAGTGKTRVITMRIANMVEQGISPENIVSVTFTNKAASEMRERITEILGKEKAKKLTLGTFHAFCMRLLRQHAEALGYKNNFTIYSQGEQISLVKKILARLLVKEESCDPTMALSRISKAKNAGVSLGDPMETVDGALQQLYTDELRAMNAMDFDDLLLNGVKLLEDHPEVRDAVQGKLRYVMVDEFQDTNTLQMRLLRALVPPPHNICVVGDDDQSIYGWRGADITNINEYESFFPDPKIIKLEENYRSTTPILHTANSLIRNNVGRRDKSLWSRNTGQDPVRLVVTEDEKEEAALIADEMTDAQTKGEKWDDMAVLFRTNEQSRVLEGEFRKRKIPYRIIGARSFFDRREVKDILAYLTVLANPDDDVSLQRILNTPTRGIGAATAELAREHSIKKRTSVFAALKDPEFLENISQRLQLVINGFVETIESFRGQAHQPLQPLQPLAEKLVAEIRYMDYLEKQAKTPEDFETWKNGIKMIMQSLTGYDERAKGEGLQGFLDETSLNDDREEKEDITKKTGVCLITLHASKGLEFPYVWLPGMEEGILPHKRSIDENRKDEERRLFYVGITRAMRKLTISHTRYRVKWGQKQTCMASSFLQELDRQYVEEFDHAAYMNEDLEADDAADFMAAMRRQLMNEA
- a CDS encoding PfkB family carbohydrate kinase — translated: MSLLISGSIGIDNIKTPTASEDGLLGGSASYASLAASLFVKPVHMVGIVGVDFPKAHLDLLTSKGIELGSVERSSGESFTWSGEYHADMNTRDTLKVGINVLENWLPKLSDEAAGVKFAMLGNMSPDNQLQTLSQCKSVEFVAADTMDLWINIANERLHEVMRKLDLLVINDGEAKQFTGANNLIEAGRRLQEKGPRYVVVKRGEHGSFLFGNGPEEFFACSAYPLSSVFDPTGAGDSFLGGMIGWLASQNKSQPTFEELKVAVAHGSVVASFTCEAFSTQRLERVGTADVKKRLEELKAYTAFAA
- the tsaB gene encoding tRNA (adenosine(37)-N6)-threonylcarbamoyltransferase complex dimerization subunit type 1 TsaB, with the protein product MPDCVLAIETSTPRGSVAVVRGDATVVYEHSFSSERSHNSQLFEPLREALEKCGDDLRVIVVGTGPASYTGVRIGIAAAQGVAMSRGVPLVGLPSVLAPEVDGAVSGERFVVCGDARRGKYFVAEVRNGALVDAVTTMDAEAFREKHAARGVDTPWYTYDAKPPLELEGVSCGMPSARGLAEIAAGMTDDGIAALARWALEPVYLAEAYVTQPKPRGTGA
- a CDS encoding ABC transporter ATP-binding protein, with the translated sequence MKVILRVFGYVRRYPGMATAQLTCAVLGTLLVLVFPNLAQRIVDGQVPREHIGTAILIGLGAFFAQDFLNALRIQLNNTFEQLVIYDLRSEMYERLQRLPLRWFDNRPTGDIMTTVSEDIPAVERVLIDGIEQGIIAILQIVIVAVYMFNVNTTLAWATCAPVPFIALGALAYTLTSKDRARKVRKASSAMNSLLHDNVAGMRQIKAYAMEKEEHARFNLSSDALRRATLHIMRVWSVYRPTMNFMTNLGYILVVWVGANALYRGEISAGEILSFIILLRMFYEPIGQIHSLNQLFVGGRSAGERVFDILDAEEEKDTGTGRTLDKIEGHIVYDKVHFSYGSVPTVNEVSLEAKPGQTIALVGPTGAGKSTLINLLTRFYEYDSGRILLDGVPVSELNKSWLRANIGYVTQESFLFNGTVRENLLIGRRDATDDELWAALESANAKAFVEHLPDGLSTKVGERGIKLSVGEKQRVSIARALLRNPRILLLDEATASVDTETERQIQGALDALMKNRTSFVIAHRLSTVRHADRIYVLEKGAVVEYGTHDELMAHNGLYAGLCRTSFMA
- the purN gene encoding phosphoribosylglycinamide formyltransferase, translated to MSQDSWITTVDAVRDFRDQLDAEGRKLVFTNGCFDLLHAGHVRYLRQARALGDGLVVALNSDSSVRTLKGESRPINSQEDRAEILMALQSVNGVVIFDEPRATKLIEAIRPHIYAKGGDYTVETLDAGEREALNKAGSTICLLPLVPGRSTTSTIERMKQGEEPAPPTMAKAAVAPAVAPLPAPPATATPSGAVPVALVAEPGKVVTQSIPLPLSEIRKTNTQGIPLPLGEPRKPATVTQGIPRVITTTVAPREEPLSIQSRATGAVPLSPRVTPLRIGVLGSGQGTNFEAIQRAIDDGRLNAEIAVVISDVEGSRLLAKARESGLSRVFVDPGPNPKMLPIEAQEEIYEQLRAHQVQVVVLTGFMRVIKDPLLSGYKDRIVNIHPSLLPKFKGKAAWVQALEEGEVETGCTVHLVNEEVDGGKILAQAKVPIHIGDTADDVFYRIQAEEHLLLPDVLNNWRERGLPVG
- the thiE gene encoding thiamine phosphate synthase, with amino-acid sequence MRPIEDCHLYGIVDLGYVSPENVAGMTHALVEGGVEVLQLRAKKLVAGEVERLAEVMLPITRAAGVPLVINDHPTVAASVRSEGIHVGQDDLSVAEVRALVGPDCFVGKSTHSVAQARAAMEEGADYIGFGPLYATGTKPDYTPIGLQDIGEVHSFATRPVFCIGGVNWERLPEILAAGARRVVVVSAFLCAPDVRVAVRQVKDALEAQWKVGG
- a CDS encoding NTP transferase domain-containing protein is translated as MSTKPTLLILAAGMGSRYGGLKQLDPMGPNGETVLDYSVFDALRAGFGKVVFVIRRDFEEEFKTKVGSRFDKHIPVEYAFQSITDLPEGFTVPEGRVKPWGTTHAVLAAEEQVKEPFAMINADDFYGQDAFAKLAANLATLKPVDGRKHYSLVGFQLKNTLSDHGSVARGVCTSHEGKLTSVTEMTKIVKTDSGARNEEDPDNHIELTGHELVSMNFWGFTPDVFPQLREAFINFLKKEGTSQKSECYVPKEVDLFIKQGTADVEVLQTSSSWFGVTYPEDKEIVVASIKKLTDAGEYPAPLWG